The nucleotide window GGAATTTCAAAAGCTCTTATTGACGCCGGAGCACAAGTAGTCATAACCGGAAGACGAGAAACCGTTTTGCAGGAAGCAGTAAAAGAATTGGGTGACCAAGCTTTTTATCGAGTGAATGACATAACCGACAAAACGGCAATTCCGCAATTAGTAAAAGACATTGAGACCAATATTGGTCCAATAGACATTTTGGTAAACAACGCCGGAATCCACCACAAAGCTTTGGCACAAGACACTTCCGATTTTGACTTTGAGCGCATCATACAGACCAATCTGTTGAGCGTATTTTCGCTAACCCGTGAATGTGCCAACTATATGCTGGAACGAAAAAGCGGTTCCATAATTATGATTAGTTCCATGGCAGGGCTTTTCGGAATTGACAAGGTGGTTGCTTACAGTGTTTCAAAAACAGCCCTGACTGGCCTAGTCAACACCTTGGTTACTGAATATTCAAAATCCAATGTCCGTGTTAATGCCATTGCTCCGGGATGGATTGAATCGAATATGTTTTTGAACGCAATAAATCAAGATGAAAAACGAAAACAGCAAATTACGAATCGTATCGCCATGGATCATTTCGGAAAACCTGAAGATATTGGCAACGCGGCGGTTTTCCTAAGCTCTGAAGCAGCTCGTTATATAACCGGTGTTATTCTACCTGTAGATGGGGGAGCTACCGTTAATTTTTAAAAATATTTATAGTCACACAAGCCCTATTTAATAAATCCTTTTGTTTTTTTTTAAGAAAAACAAAAGGATTTATCACTTCTAGCTAAACCGAAAAATAGTCAACAATATTATCCTTTCAGAGTTAGTTAAAATCTACAGCTCCATATAATAAGTTTTTCTCAAATATTTTTACCCCCTCGAAAAACTGTCGGTGTCACTCCTGCAGTCTTCTTGAACAATCGGACAAAATAAGAATAGTCATCGAAACCTAAGTCAGTTGCAATTTCGTTGACGGTTCTTTTTTTATCCATCAGCATTCTTTTCGCTTCCAAAATGATTCTGTCGGTTATGACCTGAGTAGTGGTCTTCTTTAGAATTTCGTTGCATATCCTGTTCAAATGCTTGAGCGTGATATGGAGTTGCGACGCATAGAATGAGGGTCCCTTTTCGGTCCAAAAATATTTTTCCAAAAGCACATTAAAATCTTTAATTTTCGCATTATATGAATGCGTTTCCAAAACATGTTGCTCTTGATATTTTCTGGCAATTTCAATGTGAATGCTATCCAAAATATTCATGATTTTATCCTGCTTCATGATTTTATCACCTTGATATTCTTCAAGCATATTATGAAAATAAGGCTCAATTCCCTTTAATTCTTTGGCTCCAAAAAACATTTCGGGTGAATTTCCCAACGAAGAATAAAAAGGAAAAATATCAATTGTCTTTTGCCTAAAATAAAGATTATACATTTCTTGGGAATAAAAAACGACAAACCCATCAATATCATCAGACAAAACCCAGTGATGCATTTGTCCGGGCTGCATAAAAAACATACTTCCGGGAAGAATCTTAAAACTATCAAAATCGATGTCATGAGTCCCGGATCCTTTTGTAAAAATAACTAGCACATACGAATTGTGTCTATGTGGTTCTTCGACAAAACTATGGTTGACCAAGTGATTTTTGAAAGTATTAATATAGAAATCACTATTGACATCATTGCAATTGAATCGTTGAATGGAATATATTGGATATTTACTCATAAGACCTAAATGTCTTTTTTGTGCTATAATTAGCGAATATAGAAAATAGCTGTGATACTAATTAAAAATACCTTTGAAAAAAAATAAATAAAATGTCACACGCACTTGTCCACATCCTAAATAACGAATGCCCTCATTGTCACAAAGGAAAAGTATTTAACGAAAAAAACACCTTTATGACTATCGGTTTCCCAAAAATGAATCAGTATTGTTCGCATTGTCATTATAAATTCGAAAAAGAACCCGGTTATTTCTTTGGCGCGATGTATGTAAACTATGGCTTAACCGTTGCACAGGGAATCGCTACCTACTTGATTTCTCAACCTTTTTTCCCAACACTATTCGATTTAAGGATCATTGCCATTATTGCTTTTGTCATAATAGCTATGTCCTCTTTCAACATTCGTCTTTCAAGATTACTGTGGATTTATATGTTTAAAAACTATTCCGTTTAGAGTTAAGTCTAAAATACGTAACTTAGGACTCTCTAAATTCGTTCTAATGAAAAATCTATTTTCGATCGCAATATTATTTACCGTGTTTTTGGCTAATGCCCAAGACAAAAAAGAACTATTAAAACCACAAATAGTAGAAGTTTCCTGTGGCGAGTGTCAATTTGGAATGAAAGAAAAAAGCTGCGACCTTGCCGTTCGTATTGACGGAAAGTCCTATTTTGTGGACGGAACAAAAATCGATGAGCACGGAGACGCACATGCCAAAGACGGTTTTTGCGAAACCATCCGAAAAGCCGAAGTTACCGGAACGATAGTAAATGACCGTTTCAAAGCTGTTACTTTCAAACTGCTTCCTGCAAAGAAATAAATGGCATTGATACTCGAAAATATTGCGCAGCATGTAACGCTTACGCAGCAGGAGCAGGAACTTTTCCTGTCCAAAATTGTAACACATCAATACAAAGCAAAAACCATTTTACTGAATAGCGGCGAAATTTGTAAACATTCTTATTTTGTAAATTCAGGGATTTTGCGCAGTTTTAACATTAATGACAATATTGTAGAACACGTATTGACTTTCGCCTGCGAGGGTTGGTGGATTGGAGACATGTACAGTTTGCTTTCGCAAAAGCCGGGCAACCTGTTCATAGAAGTCTTGGAAGATGCCGAAGTGGTTTTGTTATCCAAAGAAAACCAAGAAATACTGTATCGTGAAATTCCGAAGTTGGAGCGATTCTTCAGGATACTTACCGAAAATTCATTAGTAGCCAACCAAGAGCGCTTAATGGACAACCTTAGCCTCACCGCCGAAGAACGTTTCGAGAAATTCTGTAAAAAATACCCAACGCTCATTCAAAAAGTGGCTCAAAAACAAATCGCATCCTACTTAGGCGTTACGCCGGAGTTTTTCAGTAAGATGAAAAGTAAAATGTTGAGAAAATAGTAAACTCACTCTACACTAAGTTTTATTTAAAAATAATAATTGAGTTCGAAATTGAAATAAAGCATTATGTTGTATATCAATCATATTTTGAAAAGTGGTAATATTACTTTTAGTGTAGTTTTTATTATTTCTTAAATCATCATATACCTTATCAGACAACCCTTTTTCAAATTCCTCTTTAGCAATATCCAAATATTGCTGAAAAGTAATATTTGGGTATAACTCATGATTAGCTCCATTATTTTCATCTATATATTTTTGGATTAATGATTGAACTTCTAAATGAAGCTTTTGTGTAACTTTAAAAACGCCCAATAAATTATTTCTTTCCTCAGTAACATCAGGAATTGAATTAAAAGTTTTGTGATAAGTTAGCCAAGCAATAACAACCCCTATTAAACCTATTAATATTTCCATAACACTTTTTTAAACAAATATATCCAATATGGACGTGACTCTAGAGTTTTTCAATAAAATGAAAAGCAAAATGCTCCAAAAATGATTTCTTAACCTAGATTAAGTGTCCTCGGCCCAAATCGATTGTACATTTGTATAACAAAAATCACTAAACATATACAATCATGAAAAATACAGTTTTACACAAAGCAGAAACAAGAGGACACGCAAATCACGGATGGTTAAACGCTTATCACAGTTTCAGCTTTGCTAGTTGGTACAATCCCGATAGAGTTCAATTTGGTGCTTTACGCGTTTTGAATGACGATACTATTGCAGCCGGAATGGGTTTTGGAACTCACCCTCACGACAATATGGAAATTATCACAATTCCTTTGGAAGGTGATTTGGCACACAAAGACAGCATGGGTAATGCCGCTACCATAAAAACAGGAGACGTTCAAGTAATGAGTGCCGGAACCGGAATCCAACACAGTGAATTTAATCCGAACGCAGATCAACAAACAAAACTTTTCCAAATTTGGTTATTCCCAAAAACTAGAAACGTTGAACCTCGTTACCAACAAATTACTTTAGACACCACTGAACAAAAAAATAATTTTGCCCAAATATTGTCTCCAAATCCTGATGATGCCGGAGTTTGGATTCACCAAGATGCTTGGTTTCATTTAGCCGATTTTGAGGCAGGTTTTTCTAAAAATTATGAACTAAAAAAAGAAGGAAACGGAATTTATATTTTTGTAATTTCAGGAAAAATTACTGTTGATGGTCAAGAATTGGAAACCCGTGATGGTTTTGGAATAACTGATTTTAGAAATTTGGAATTCAAAGCTACAACAGACGCAAAATTTCTGTTAATGGAAATTCCAATGAGCTACTAAAGATCCTGAGTCGCTAAGATTCTAAGTCATTAAGAAAAGACTTAGAATCTTAGTAACTTAGTCCCGATAACTATCGGAATAGAAACTTTAGAAAAAAACTTAGCAACTTAGCAACTTTAGAAAAAATGAACGAAGAAGTACAATTAGAAATAAACGACAGAAAAGGTTTTTTCCACATAGACATTAACGGCAAAACCGAAGCAAAAATGACTTTTGTATTCGCCGGTCCGGATAAAA belongs to Flavobacterium aquiphilum and includes:
- a CDS encoding AraC family transcriptional regulator, whose product is MSKYPIYSIQRFNCNDVNSDFYINTFKNHLVNHSFVEEPHRHNSYVLVIFTKGSGTHDIDFDSFKILPGSMFFMQPGQMHHWVLSDDIDGFVVFYSQEMYNLYFRQKTIDIFPFYSSLGNSPEMFFGAKELKGIEPYFHNMLEEYQGDKIMKQDKIMNILDSIHIEIARKYQEQHVLETHSYNAKIKDFNVLLEKYFWTEKGPSFYASQLHITLKHLNRICNEILKKTTTQVITDRIILEAKRMLMDKKRTVNEIATDLGFDDYSYFVRLFKKTAGVTPTVFRGGKNI
- a CDS encoding DUF6370 family protein, translated to MKNLFSIAILFTVFLANAQDKKELLKPQIVEVSCGECQFGMKEKSCDLAVRIDGKSYFVDGTKIDEHGDAHAKDGFCETIRKAEVTGTIVNDRFKAVTFKLLPAKK
- a CDS encoding SDR family NAD(P)-dependent oxidoreductase gives rise to the protein MALEAFSLAGKIALVTGGGTGIGLGISKALIDAGAQVVITGRRETVLQEAVKELGDQAFYRVNDITDKTAIPQLVKDIETNIGPIDILVNNAGIHHKALAQDTSDFDFERIIQTNLLSVFSLTRECANYMLERKSGSIIMISSMAGLFGIDKVVAYSVSKTALTGLVNTLVTEYSKSNVRVNAIAPGWIESNMFLNAINQDEKRKQQITNRIAMDHFGKPEDIGNAAVFLSSEAARYITGVILPVDGGATVNF
- a CDS encoding pirin family protein; the protein is MKNTVLHKAETRGHANHGWLNAYHSFSFASWYNPDRVQFGALRVLNDDTIAAGMGFGTHPHDNMEIITIPLEGDLAHKDSMGNAATIKTGDVQVMSAGTGIQHSEFNPNADQQTKLFQIWLFPKTRNVEPRYQQITLDTTEQKNNFAQILSPNPDDAGVWIHQDAWFHLADFEAGFSKNYELKKEGNGIYIFVISGKITVDGQELETRDGFGITDFRNLEFKATTDAKFLLMEIPMSY
- a CDS encoding DUF983 domain-containing protein, which produces MSHALVHILNNECPHCHKGKVFNEKNTFMTIGFPKMNQYCSHCHYKFEKEPGYFFGAMYVNYGLTVAQGIATYLISQPFFPTLFDLRIIAIIAFVIIAMSSFNIRLSRLLWIYMFKNYSV
- a CDS encoding Crp/Fnr family transcriptional regulator, producing the protein MALILENIAQHVTLTQQEQELFLSKIVTHQYKAKTILLNSGEICKHSYFVNSGILRSFNINDNIVEHVLTFACEGWWIGDMYSLLSQKPGNLFIEVLEDAEVVLLSKENQEILYREIPKLERFFRILTENSLVANQERLMDNLSLTAEERFEKFCKKYPTLIQKVAQKQIASYLGVTPEFFSKMKSKMLRK